The nucleotide sequence TATACCGTCCAGCTTACCGTCTACCGCAAGTGAAACCGACTGTCCCGCAGTCTCCGGTCGTTCCAAGCGATATAAGGATGTTTCGCTGACAATTGCACCAGCTGCTTCCAGTCCTTCAACAAGTACTTCGCTGCCGTGTGCACTCCGAGCAAGTTCAACGGTTTGGCCCTCGACATCAGTAGATAACTCGTCGACGAGTCCTGTGGATGTGAACGTCGATGGAACGATATCGACTGAATAGCCCCGATTGCATAATGCGGTTGCAGTCTGATCTCCGACAGCACAAACAGTGGTTCCTCGTTGTTTCCATCCTGCTGTCGCAGCTAGATCGACACCGGTCTCGCTTGTGAAGATACAGTAATCCGCATGTTGGGGAACCTGACCGGTCGGTGTGATTGCCAGCATCGGGTCTGGAATCGGGGATACATCGAGTGACTGGAGATACTCGACCGCCTCAACGATACGGCTGTCGTCGGGTCGGAGAACAGCCACCGTCGGCTGGGACATATTGAACAGTTAGCCGATGCTGGACTTGTGTGTATCGAGAATCGGCGACCAGTCTCGAACGATTCAAACCGGCATCCTGCTAATTGCCGGTATGGACGAGGAGTCTCATAACCACGTTGTTCCCGGAAGTGATGAAGAGTTGACCACGCCAGACGTGCAGGGCTACGACTTCCGTGGCGAATTCGATTTTCAGGAGATGCTGGAAGCGTATGCAACGACGGGCTTTCAGGCGACGCAACTCGCAGAGGCCATCGACATCGCCGAGCAAATGCAAGACGCCGATGCCACGATCTATCTCACATGCACGTCGAATATCATTTCGTCGGGATTG is from Halostella litorea and encodes:
- a CDS encoding uroporphyrinogen-III synthase; this translates as MSQPTVAVLRPDDSRIVEAVEYLQSLDVSPIPDPMLAITPTGQVPQHADYCIFTSETGVDLAATAGWKQRGTTVCAVGDQTATALCNRGYSVDIVPSTFTSTGLVDELSTDVEGQTVELARSAHGSEVLVEGLEAAGAIVSETSLYRLERPETAGQSVSLAVDGKLDGILFTSPKTVEYFVQIATERDAVAALQRELEETIVGAIGAPTKRAVDKHGIAVDVMPDTVGFTQLAEVTVRRILDTHQ